In Mercenaria mercenaria strain notata chromosome 14, MADL_Memer_1, whole genome shotgun sequence, the following are encoded in one genomic region:
- the LOC128548638 gene encoding uncharacterized protein LOC128548638, producing the protein MGPFRVKPPNLICSPLALVPKKEPGTFRLIQDLSFPKGSSINDGIDHQFTEIHYDSVDIVVQKVKQCGRNCLMAKTDIENAFRILPIHPLDRHLLGFSWALEDTVEYYMDACLVMGLSISCQLFSRFSAALQWIMETNHQAIMSHILDDFFFVGSPYTNQCQASLDLFLKLCKDINIPIKTEKNVNATTCITIYGIEVDSQAMIIRLPEDKVTKIRSKLNQFKCRKKVMLKELQSLLGLLNFATVCVVPGRTFLRRLYDLTVDVACPQFYIRLNAAARADLSMWHSFMQSFNGRCMFLNDNWISSESLNLFTDAASTIGFAAVFGSEWVAEKWPPHFQQFHINILELFPIVIALELWGHKMANHKITFYCDNLATVCVINKLTSKDPVMMALVRRLVLLSMTYNILFRARHVCGNANRVADHLSRFEFQKAFLEAPFLCRTPLSVPDHLLSI; encoded by the coding sequence ATGGGCCCTTTTCGTGTAAAACCACCAAATTTGATTTGCTCTCCACTAGCTTTAGTGCCCAAGAAGGAACCAGGGACATTTCGTCTTATCCAAGATTTATCTTTTCCTAAAGGTAGCTCAATTAATGACGGTATAGATCACCAATTTACGGAGATTCATTATGATTCTGTCGATATCGTTGTACAAAAGGTTAAACAATGCGGACGCAATTGTTTGATGGCAAAAACAGATATTGAAAATGCGTTCCGCATTCTCCCAATACATCCCTTAGACCGACATCTCCTTGGTTTCTCTTGGGCTTTGGAAGATACAGTAGAATATTACATGGATGCCTGTTTAGTAATGGGTTTAAGTATATCTTGTCAATTGTTTAGTAGATTTAGTGCTGCATTACAGTGGATAATGGAAACAAACCATCAAGCTATTATGAGTCatattttagatgattttttctttgttggTTCACCTTATACTAATCAATGTCAGGCCAGTTTggacttgtttttgaaattatgcAAAGACATAAATATTcctataaaaacagaaaaaaatgttaatgctACCACATGTATCACCATTTACGGTATTGAGGTCGATTCTCAGGCTATGATCATCCGTTTACCTGAGGACAAGGTCACAAAAATTCGCAGTAAACTAAATCAGTTCAAATGTCGGAAAAAGGTCATGCTTAAGGAACTTCAGTCTTTATTAGGGCTACTGAACTTTGCCACTGTCTGTGTTGTACCAGGTCGCACATTTTTACGCCGTTTATACGATTTAACAGTGGACGTTGCATGCCCACAATTTTATATTAGATTGAACGCTGCGGCTCGTGCTGATCTGTCAATGTGGCACTCATTTATGCAGTCGTTCAATGGGCGGTGTATGTTTCTCAACGATAATTGGATATCGTCTGAgtctttaaatttatttacagacGCAGCATCAACTATAGGCTTTGCTGCAGTTTTTGGATCCGAATGGGTTGCTGAGAAGTGGCCACCACATTTTCAGCAATTTCATATTAACATATTAGAGCTTTTTCCAATTGTCATTGCTCTCGAACTTTGGGGTCACAAAATGGCAAATCACAAAATCACATTTTACTGTGATAACCTAGCTACAGTATGTGTAATAAATAAACTCACTTCTAAGGACCCAGTCATGATGGCACTTGTTAGACGTCTCGTTTTACTGTCCATGACCTACAATATATTGTTTCGTGCTAGACATGTCTGTGGTAACGCTAACAGGGTTGCTGACCATTTGTCtcgttttgaatttcagaaaGCATTCCTGGAGGCGCCGTTTCTGTGTCGCACACCACTCAGCGTCCCAGATCACTTGCTGTCGATTTAA